The Bifidobacterium actinocoloniiforme DSM 22766 genomic sequence GGTCACGCGCCCTGAATCCGGCTCCTGGTCGCCTGCAAGCAAGCGCAGGAGCGTGGACTTGCCGTCGCCGTTGCGGCCGACGATGCCAATCCGATCACCTTCGAAGACGCCTTGGGTCACATCGGTGAAGATGTTCTTGGTGGCGAAAGAGAGGGAGACGTTTTCCAAACCGAGGTCATAGGTAGGCATGATTCACCAATCTAGCGCGCGGCCTGGAGCGCGCCGGACCAGTTCAGCGGCCCGTTCGGGAGCCGATCTCGGTATCCGGCACTTTCTCCGAGAGGGCTTTGGGGCCCCGGGTGACCGCCACCGTGCCGGAGCGCACCATCTCCACAATGCCGAAAGGGGCCAGCAGCCCCAGCAGGGCGTCCAACTTGCCTTGGGCGCCGGTAGCCTCGATCGTCAGCGATTCAGGGTGGACGTCCACCACGCGCACGCGGAAGAGCTGGACAATCTCCAGCACGTCGGAACGGTTGCGCTCATTGGCTTTGACCTTGATGAGGACCAGCTCGCGCTCCACGGTCCGGCCCGGGTCCAGCTCCACGATCTTGAGCACATGCAGAAGCTTGTTCAGCTGCTTGATGATCTGCTCCAGCGGGGCGTCCTCCGCCTCCGTGGTGACCGTGATGCGGGAGATGTCCGCGCGTTCGGTGGAGGAGGCGGTCAGCGAGGTGATGTTGAAGGAGCGACGGGCGAACAGGTCGGTGATGCGGGCCAGGGCGCCCGGCCTGTTCTCCGCCAGAATCGAGAGGGTGTGCTGCTGGGTGCCGTTGTTCGTAGCCATTGTTCAAGCCTTCCCTTGCTGCTCGGGCCGCGGTGCCTGGCCGTCGGCCCCGTGGGTTGAGCCCTGGGCCGCCAGCGGGGTGACACCCGGCCGGTAGACGATTTCGCTGTTCGAGGCGCCCGGGGGCACGACCGGCCACACCTGGGCATCCTTCCAGACGCGCATGTCGATGAGGACCGGCCGGTCGTTGACGGCCAAGGCCCGCTCGATCGCGCCGGTGACCTCCTGGCGGTTGCTGGCCCTGATGCCAAGGCAGTCGTAGGATTCGGCCAGCTTGACGAAGTCCGGCACCGGCAGCCCCGGGCCGTCCGCCGGGCCGGCTGCGCCGGAAGCCAGGTCGCTCAGGATGTGGTGGTCCCCGTAGAAGAGGGTCTGCCACTGGCGAATCAGGCCGTAGGAGGCGTTGTCGAGGATTGCGATTTTGAGGGGGAGTCCCTCCTGGCGGGCCACGGCCAGCTCGCCGCTGGAGGCCTGGAAGCCGCCGTCGCCCTCGATCAGCCAGACCGGACGGGAGCCTGCGACGCCCACTGTCGCGCCGATCGCGGCCGGTAGCCCGAAGCCCATGGTCCCCATGCCGCAGGAGGAGATGAAGGAGCCAGGGAGCTCGAAGTCCAGGAAGAGGCTGGCCCACATCTGATGCTGGCCTACGTCCGTGACCCATAGGGTGTCCGGCGAGGCCAGGCGGCCCAGCTCCTGAATGGCCCACTGCGGCTCGACCTGGCCGTCGGGGGCCGGGTCGTAGGTCGATGGGAACCGCGAGCGCCAGGCGTCGATCTGCCGCCACCAGGGGGCCAAGTCGGTTCGGCCCAGGCGCTCTTGGACGCGGGGGAACTCCCGGTTCAGGTCGGTCAGCACTTGGGCAGCATCGCCTACGATAGGCACGTCAACGGTCCGGTTCTTGCCGATTTCGGCCGGGTCGATGTCAATGTGGATCACCTTGGCGGCAGGGGCGAAACTCTCCAGGTCGCCGGTCACCCGGTCGTCGAAGCGGGCGCCGACCGCCAGCAGGAGGTCGCACTCCTGCATGGCGCCGTTCGCCGCCACTGTGCCATGCATACCGGGCATGCCGAGCACGTGCTGGTCGCTGTCAGGCACGATCCCGCGGGCGGATAGGGTGGTCGTGACCGGGGCGCCGGTCAGCTTCGCCAGCTGCGCCACCTGCTCGGAGGCGTGGGCCCGGGTCGCGCCTCCGCCCACGTAGATCACCGGCCGGTACGCGCGGGCCAGGAGTTCGGCCGCGTCCTGGAGCATGTGCCCGTGGGCCTTGGTGGTGGGTTTGTAGCCCGGCAGAATCATCCGCTGGGGCCAGGAATAAGCCATGCTTTGGGTTTGGGCGGTGTAGGGCAAGTCGATCAACACCGGGCCAGGCCGTCCGCTGAGGGCCACATAGTAGGCCTCGGTCAGCACGCGGGGGATGTCCTGGGCCTGGGTGACCAGGTAGGAGTGCTTGACCACTGGGTAGGTCATGCCCAGTATGTCCGCCTCCTGGAAGGCGTCCGTGCCCATGGCCTCGGCCCCCACTTGGCCGCTGACCACTATCAGGGGCACCGAGTCGCGGGCCGCCTCCGCGATGGGGGTCACCATATTCGTGGCCCCTGGCCCGGAGGTGACCAGGCAGACACCCGGCTGGCCGACGGCCAACGCATAGCCTTCAGCGGCCTGACCGGCGGCCTGCTCGGTGCGGGTCAGGACGAAGCGGAACTTCGTGTCTGGGCCGATCGCGTCGAAAGTCGGCAGAATCTGGCCGCCGGGCAGGCCGAAGACCACCTTGACGCCCAAGTCCTCCAAGGAGCGGACGAGGGCCTGGGCCCCGGTCATCGGCTCGCCGGCGGGCTCCGCATCGCGCGCGGTGTCTTTGTCTGACGGCTCCTTGGGAACCGAGTTGAATGCTTGCAGAGGTGTCGGCAGTGCCATCAAGCTCCTATCCCCTCGTTTTTATACAGTCTAAACGCCAGACCGACAGGATGGGGAAGCGGTTCCTCATAGTGGGAAGGCCGTGAGGGGGGGGGGGGGGGAGGCTTCCGGCTGGGGTTGAGCCGGCAGCGCCCTTGGCTGACTACGGGGCGGGGATGGGTCAGGAGCGGTCGGAGCTGTTCTCCTCCTACGCCTCCTGCTTGGACTGTTCTTCCTGGGCGAGCTCCCGCTCCTCGGCTTGCTCCTGCTTGAGCGCTTTCAGGGCGCTGGGTCCATCCAAGGCCTTCCACGCCTGTTCGGCGGCGGCCAGCTGGGCCTTGCGCTTGCTGGAGGCCCGTCCGTGGCCGATGACCGAGTGGGTGCCCTCTAAAACCAGGTCCGCTGTGAAGACCTGGGCGTAGTCCGGTCCGGAGACCGCCATCCGGTACTCGGGTTGGCCTAATCCCGACTGGCGGGCTTTCACGCTGATTGAGGTCTTCCAGTCCAAGGCCGGGCCTTCGGTGGCCACTTCCGCCAGCGTGTCGTCCACCAGCGTGTGGACGGTCTTGCGGGCGCCCTCGATGCCGTGTTCGATGAAAACCGCGCCGATCAGCGCCTCGACTGTGTCGCACAGGATCGAGTTCTTGTCCGATCCGCCGGACTCCGCTTCGCCCCGGCCCAGCAGGATGTACTGGCCCAAGTGGAGCTTGCTGCGGGCTATGGCGGACAGGGAGTCCTCCGAGACGGCCTTGGCCCTCATCTTGGCCAGCTGGCCCTCGTTCATGCTTGGATGGTCCTTGTACAGGGTTTCGGTGGAGACCAGCTCCAGCACCGCGTCGCCCAGGAACTCCAAGCGCTCGTTATTGGGCATCCCCTCGTGCTCGTGGGCGAAGGAACGATGGGTGAGCGCATGGATCAGCAGGTCCGGCTTGAGGGATTGCCCCAGGGCCTTGAAGAGCTCCCTGGCGGGCAGCTCCTGGCTAGCGGTCCCGTCTTGCGCCTCCTGGCTGCCCGCCGCCTCGGTCCGCATGGCGGCTTGCGTCGACCTGCCGTGCGTTTCGCTCCCCTGCGCTTCGTCGTGACTTGATGAGGTCATGTCCCGCTCCTAACCAGCCTGCCGAGGCCTTCCTCAGGCCAGCGCGCGGGCGTTGTATCAATCCAAGTACGTTAATCCGAATATCAAAGGGCCCCGCCACCCGTCGATGGCAGGGCCCCGTATGATGCCGCCAGCGGCCGG encodes the following:
- the ilvN gene encoding acetolactate synthase small subunit — encoded protein: MATNNGTQQHTLSILAENRPGALARITDLFARRSFNITSLTASSTERADISRITVTTEAEDAPLEQIIKQLNKLLHVLKIVELDPGRTVERELVLIKVKANERNRSDVLEIVQLFRVRVVDVHPESLTIEATGAQGKLDALLGLLAPFGIVEMVRSGTVAVTRGPKALSEKVPDTEIGSRTGR
- the ilvB gene encoding biosynthetic-type acetolactate synthase large subunit: MALPTPLQAFNSVPKEPSDKDTARDAEPAGEPMTGAQALVRSLEDLGVKVVFGLPGGQILPTFDAIGPDTKFRFVLTRTEQAAGQAAEGYALAVGQPGVCLVTSGPGATNMVTPIAEAARDSVPLIVVSGQVGAEAMGTDAFQEADILGMTYPVVKHSYLVTQAQDIPRVLTEAYYVALSGRPGPVLIDLPYTAQTQSMAYSWPQRMILPGYKPTTKAHGHMLQDAAELLARAYRPVIYVGGGATRAHASEQVAQLAKLTGAPVTTTLSARGIVPDSDQHVLGMPGMHGTVAANGAMQECDLLLAVGARFDDRVTGDLESFAPAAKVIHIDIDPAEIGKNRTVDVPIVGDAAQVLTDLNREFPRVQERLGRTDLAPWWRQIDAWRSRFPSTYDPAPDGQVEPQWAIQELGRLASPDTLWVTDVGQHQMWASLFLDFELPGSFISSCGMGTMGFGLPAAIGATVGVAGSRPVWLIEGDGGFQASSGELAVARQEGLPLKIAILDNASYGLIRQWQTLFYGDHHILSDLASGAAGPADGPGLPVPDFVKLAESYDCLGIRASNRQEVTGAIERALAVNDRPVLIDMRVWKDAQVWPVVPPGASNSEIVYRPGVTPLAAQGSTHGADGQAPRPEQQGKA
- the rnc gene encoding ribonuclease III, with the translated sequence MRTEAAGSQEAQDGTASQELPARELFKALGQSLKPDLLIHALTHRSFAHEHEGMPNNERLEFLGDAVLELVSTETLYKDHPSMNEGQLAKMRAKAVSEDSLSAIARSKLHLGQYILLGRGEAESGGSDKNSILCDTVEALIGAVFIEHGIEGARKTVHTLVDDTLAEVATEGPALDWKTSISVKARQSGLGQPEYRMAVSGPDYAQVFTADLVLEGTHSVIGHGRASSKRKAQLAAAEQAWKALDGPSALKALKQEQAEERELAQEEQSKQEA